In one window of Spartinivicinus marinus DNA:
- the aroK gene encoding shikimate kinase AroK yields the protein MSKYNIFLIGPMGAGKSTIGRLLSKELNLPFKDSDREIEARSGADIPWIFDVEGEEGFRLRETGMLQDLVLDERVVLATGGGAVLRQENRQLLTTYGTVVYLETSVEQQLERTSRDKRRPLLQQADPRLVLTELLSIRGPIYESLADITIHTDGKSPRGVVSEIMEALDQLNLNRAQ from the coding sequence ATGTCGAAGTACAATATATTTTTAATTGGCCCGATGGGTGCTGGTAAAAGCACCATCGGGCGTTTGCTTTCTAAAGAGCTGAACTTACCATTTAAAGACTCTGACCGAGAGATAGAAGCCCGATCAGGTGCTGATATCCCCTGGATCTTTGATGTTGAAGGTGAGGAGGGCTTTCGGCTGCGGGAAACAGGCATGCTGCAGGATTTAGTGTTAGATGAACGGGTAGTGCTAGCCACTGGTGGTGGAGCAGTGCTTCGTCAAGAGAACCGTCAGTTGTTGACTACCTATGGTACAGTGGTATATCTGGAAACCAGTGTTGAACAACAGTTGGAGCGTACTTCTCGAGATAAACGCCGACCGTTACTGCAGCAAGCTGATCCAAGATTGGTTTTAACCGAGTTGCTGTCTATCAGGGGGCCAATCTATGAGTCACTAGCTGATATCACCATTCATACTGATGGTAAGTCCCCCCGTGGGGTGGTAAGTGAGATTATGGAAGCGCTGGACCAGCTGAATCTGAATAGAGCTCAGTAA
- the pilQ gene encoding type IV pilus secretin PilQ codes for MSTKLIKSAGISLLAAVFSIDSLQALAATIKDLEVASLPGEKVELKLEFDGDVPKPRGYTIEKPARISIDLPGTNSALPNKYNEIGFGSAKSLTILEAKDRTRLIVNLAKPSKYTTRIEGNSLYILIGSDVSGAVATAASQQPSESAGSRSSATTRSLTQATTARSKPKQDYNRKAITNVDFERGESGEGNVVITLSNPNVPLDMSEEAGRIRLEFAGTELPTELRNRLDVVDFATPVHFINVTKERSGAVIVVEPEGFYDYLAYQTDNTLTISVKPLKEQEVEKRRRDRFVYTGEKLSLNFQNIDVRSVLQLIADFTDLNLVASDTVTGDITLRLQNVPWDQALDLVLKAKGLDKRKIGNVLMVAPADEIAAREKQELENDKQIEELAPTFTDLVQINYADSAEIAAVLQGGAEGDVGLLSERGTVQVVERTNSLLIQDTRKKLDEIIELVEKIDIPVKQVQIEARIVEASDEAKEALGVEWGGILFDNKGKWDVQGNDKTSTGGMQFKRPTTRVKADGTIEESEDEDTLFTDLGVEAFTSNLNIGFSSSHAVLRAQLSAIQSEGSAEVISQPKVFTTDKKEALIETGTEIAYQEASSSGATSTSFKKAVLSLKVTPHVTPDNQIFMDIVVNKDNVNLQLGTSVPGIDTNELQTQVLVPDGQTVVIGGVFIQESEKVESKVPFLGDVPIVGRLFRKDVVEDEKKELLIFITPKIVDNALTSR; via the coding sequence ATGAGCACCAAACTGATAAAAAGTGCGGGAATTTCGCTGTTGGCTGCAGTGTTTAGTATTGACTCGCTGCAAGCGCTTGCCGCAACCATTAAGGACCTGGAAGTGGCTTCTCTACCTGGCGAAAAGGTGGAATTAAAACTGGAGTTTGATGGTGATGTACCAAAACCTAGGGGTTACACGATTGAAAAGCCTGCCCGGATTTCAATTGATTTGCCAGGCACTAATAGTGCTTTGCCAAATAAATATAATGAAATTGGTTTTGGCAGTGCTAAAAGTTTGACAATTCTGGAAGCAAAAGACAGAACTCGTCTTATTGTTAATTTGGCAAAACCTTCAAAATACACCACCCGTATTGAAGGTAATAGCCTTTATATTTTAATTGGCTCTGATGTGTCGGGTGCCGTAGCAACAGCAGCCAGTCAGCAGCCTAGTGAGTCTGCAGGCTCAAGGTCAAGCGCAACTACCCGGTCTTTGACTCAAGCAACAACTGCGAGAAGTAAGCCTAAGCAAGACTACAATAGAAAAGCTATTACCAATGTTGATTTTGAGCGTGGCGAAAGTGGAGAAGGTAATGTGGTTATTACCTTATCTAACCCAAATGTGCCACTCGATATGTCAGAAGAAGCAGGGCGGATTCGCTTAGAATTTGCAGGCACTGAGTTGCCTACCGAGCTACGCAACCGCCTGGATGTAGTTGACTTTGCTACGCCAGTTCACTTTATTAATGTAACAAAAGAGCGTAGTGGTGCAGTTATTGTAGTGGAACCAGAAGGGTTCTATGACTATCTTGCTTACCAAACTGATAATACTCTGACCATTAGTGTTAAGCCATTAAAAGAGCAAGAAGTTGAAAAAAGAAGACGTGACCGGTTTGTTTATACCGGAGAAAAACTATCGCTTAACTTCCAGAATATTGATGTCAGAAGTGTGCTGCAGTTAATTGCTGATTTTACTGATCTTAACCTGGTTGCTAGTGATACAGTTACAGGCGATATTACTTTAAGGTTGCAAAATGTGCCCTGGGATCAAGCTTTAGACCTAGTGCTAAAAGCCAAAGGACTAGATAAACGTAAAATAGGTAATGTCTTAATGGTGGCGCCAGCTGATGAAATTGCTGCCAGAGAGAAACAAGAGCTGGAAAATGATAAACAAATTGAAGAACTAGCGCCAACCTTCACTGATTTAGTGCAAATTAATTATGCTGATTCTGCTGAAATTGCTGCAGTATTGCAAGGTGGTGCCGAAGGGGATGTTGGTCTGTTGAGTGAGCGTGGTACGGTCCAGGTAGTGGAAAGAACCAATAGCTTATTAATTCAGGATACCCGCAAAAAACTGGATGAAATTATTGAGCTGGTTGAGAAAATAGATATCCCTGTTAAGCAAGTGCAAATTGAGGCGCGTATTGTTGAAGCGAGTGATGAAGCCAAGGAAGCTTTAGGCGTAGAGTGGGGTGGAATTCTTTTTGACAATAAAGGTAAGTGGGATGTCCAGGGTAATGATAAAACCAGTACTGGTGGTATGCAATTTAAAAGACCGACAACTAGAGTAAAAGCTGATGGAACCATTGAAGAAAGTGAGGATGAGGATACTTTATTCACTGATTTAGGGGTTGAAGCGTTTACCTCCAACTTGAATATTGGATTTAGTTCAAGCCATGCTGTACTAAGGGCACAGTTGTCAGCTATTCAGTCTGAAGGCAGTGCAGAAGTAATTTCCCAACCAAAAGTATTTACCACAGATAAAAAAGAAGCATTGATTGAAACAGGGACTGAAATTGCCTATCAAGAGGCAAGCTCAAGTGGTGCAACCTCAACTTCTTTCAAAAAAGCAGTGCTTTCATTAAAAGTAACTCCACATGTGACGCCTGATAATCAAATCTTTATGGATATTGTGGTTAATAAAGATAATGTAAACTTACAACTGGGCACTTCAGTGCCAGGTATTGATACTAATGAGCTACAGACTCAAGTACTGGTACCCGATGGTCAAACAGTGGTGATTGGTGGAGTATTTATTCAAGAGTCAGAAAAAGTTGAGTCTAAAGTGCCTTTCTTGGGTGATGTCCCAATAGTAGGCAGACTCTTCAGAAAAGATGTAGTTGAAGATGAGAAAAAAGAACTCCTCATTTTCATTACACCCAAAATCGTTGATAATGCTCTGACGTCGCGATAA
- a CDS encoding pilus assembly protein PilP, translating to MSKPMHVKLIALSALCVLAGCSPSGQFADLEQYIEKVQGEPKGQIPPLPKFSTYEAFAYSASGLRSPFLPPVKIDIAKEEQEESTVKPDPNRQKEYLENFGIESFEMVGTMSNGARFLGLVKGGDGIHKVEVGNYLGRNHGKIIDISETKISVIEIVPTGKDRWVERPREIELKEGG from the coding sequence ATGAGCAAACCAATGCATGTGAAATTGATTGCCTTGAGCGCCCTATGTGTTTTGGCTGGCTGCTCTCCCAGTGGCCAGTTTGCTGATTTAGAGCAGTACATTGAAAAGGTGCAAGGGGAGCCTAAAGGGCAGATTCCACCACTTCCTAAATTTAGCACGTATGAGGCTTTTGCCTATAGCGCTTCTGGCCTACGCAGTCCTTTCCTGCCTCCGGTAAAAATTGATATTGCTAAAGAGGAGCAGGAAGAGTCAACCGTTAAACCAGACCCAAACCGCCAGAAGGAGTATTTGGAAAACTTTGGTATTGAGTCATTTGAGATGGTTGGCACGATGAGTAATGGTGCTCGGTTTTTAGGGCTGGTTAAAGGCGGCGATGGTATTCATAAGGTAGAAGTGGGTAATTACCTTGGTCGTAACCATGGTAAAATCATTGATATTAGTGAGACAAAAATCAGTGTGATTGAAATTGTTCCCACAGGAAAAGACCGGTGGGTCGAAAGGCCAAGAGAAATAGAATTAAAAGAAGGTGGCTAA
- a CDS encoding type 4a pilus biogenesis protein PilO: MSFADSLKQLNELDPENIGSWPAFAKAFVVVILFVAAVGAGYYFHLSDLKKRYDTVQGEENTLKEQFRHKAFQAANLDAYKAQMVEMEKTFGALVKQLPSDTEVPGLLEDISRAGLGSGLYFNSIQLQPEKAQEFYVELPINISVRGNYHDLGNFVSSVASLPRIVTLHDFSIKPSADNVEILNMEIVAKTYRYHDKSGDASQ; encoded by the coding sequence ATGAGCTTTGCTGACTCCCTAAAACAGCTGAATGAGCTGGATCCTGAGAATATAGGATCATGGCCGGCTTTTGCAAAAGCGTTTGTTGTGGTGATTCTTTTTGTAGCTGCAGTAGGGGCTGGCTATTATTTTCATTTAAGCGACTTAAAAAAACGTTATGACACGGTTCAAGGAGAGGAAAATACCTTAAAAGAACAATTTCGTCATAAAGCATTTCAAGCTGCTAACCTTGATGCATACAAAGCACAAATGGTTGAAATGGAAAAAACCTTCGGTGCATTGGTGAAACAATTGCCCAGTGATACAGAAGTGCCGGGCTTGTTAGAAGACATAAGTCGTGCAGGTTTGGGTAGTGGACTATATTTTAATTCAATACAGTTGCAGCCTGAAAAAGCTCAAGAGTTTTATGTTGAACTGCCGATTAATATTAGTGTGCGCGGCAACTACCACGATTTAGGTAATTTCGTTAGCTCCGTGGCCAGTTTACCAAGGATTGTCACCTTACATGATTTCAGTATTAAGCCTTCTGCAGATAATGTTGAAATTTTGAATATGGAAATAGTGGCCAAGACTTATCGCTATCATGATAAGTCTGGGGATGCAAGCCAATAG
- a CDS encoding PilN domain-containing protein: MARINLLPWREELREERKKQFLMVLLGTAVVAGITIFLGDMQINGAINYQQSRNEFMKKEIAALDKKIVEIKELKKKREELLERMKVIQDLQGNRPIIVRVFDELVKSVPDGVYFTSLEMKKNQLLVNGFAESNNRVSNLMRDFDNSKWFTSPNLTSVKAADKSDLANQFVLTVNQTTPKALQEQMKKEQEQ; this comes from the coding sequence ATGGCTCGGATAAACCTCCTTCCATGGCGGGAAGAGTTGCGCGAGGAGCGCAAAAAGCAATTTTTGATGGTTTTGCTGGGAACAGCAGTAGTAGCTGGTATCACGATTTTTTTAGGTGATATGCAAATTAATGGCGCCATTAATTATCAGCAGAGCAGAAATGAATTTATGAAAAAAGAAATTGCTGCTCTTGATAAAAAAATTGTGGAAATAAAAGAGTTAAAGAAAAAACGGGAAGAACTACTGGAAAGGATGAAAGTTATTCAGGATCTGCAAGGTAACCGGCCAATAATTGTAAGAGTGTTTGATGAGTTGGTTAAGTCTGTTCCTGATGGTGTTTACTTTACGTCCCTGGAAATGAAGAAAAACCAGCTGTTGGTTAATGGCTTTGCTGAGTCTAACAACCGAGTTTCCAATCTAATGCGAGACTTTGATAACTCTAAGTGGTTTACCAGTCCAAACCTTACTTCGGTAAAAGCTGCAGATAAAAGTGACCTGGCTAATCAGTTTGTATTGACTGTTAACCAGACGACCCCTAAAGCCCTTCAGGAACAAATGAAGAAGGAGCAGGAACAATGA
- a CDS encoding pilus assembly protein PilM: MIGMLKKKTPTVLGIDISSTSVKLIQLSRSGSRYKVEAYAVEPLPDNAVVEKNINEIETVGDVIAKAFKKSRSGCKDVAVAVAGSAVITKVIEMDGNLSEDEMETQITVEADQYIPYPLDEVSIDFEVVGPAERNPEMVEVLLAACRKENVDMREAVLSHAGLAAKVVDVEAYAMERAFELLESQLKEVDEPTAAVVDIGATMTTLSVLNNGKTIYTREQLFGGKQLTEEIQRRYGLSFQDAGLSKKQGGLPDDYEPEVLKPFMDAVVQQVSRSLQFFFSSSQFNDVDYIILAGGTACIPGLAAMVQEKIGTKTVVANPFADMSLARSVNSAALMNDAPSLMISCGLAMRSFD, from the coding sequence GTGATTGGAATGCTAAAAAAGAAAACTCCAACAGTCCTTGGTATCGACATAAGTTCAACCTCGGTCAAGCTAATTCAGTTGAGCAGGTCTGGCAGCCGATACAAAGTAGAAGCGTATGCAGTGGAGCCACTGCCCGATAATGCTGTCGTTGAGAAAAATATCAATGAAATCGAGACGGTAGGGGATGTCATTGCTAAAGCGTTTAAAAAATCTCGAAGCGGCTGCAAAGATGTTGCAGTGGCTGTTGCTGGCTCGGCAGTTATCACCAAAGTGATTGAGATGGATGGTAACCTCAGTGAAGACGAGATGGAAACCCAAATAACGGTAGAGGCTGATCAGTACATCCCATACCCGTTGGATGAGGTGTCTATCGACTTTGAGGTTGTTGGCCCTGCTGAGCGTAACCCTGAAATGGTTGAGGTGCTGTTAGCTGCCTGTCGAAAAGAAAATGTCGATATGCGTGAAGCAGTGCTTTCTCATGCAGGACTAGCGGCTAAAGTAGTTGATGTGGAAGCCTATGCCATGGAGCGCGCCTTTGAACTGCTTGAGTCGCAACTGAAAGAGGTGGATGAGCCAACAGCCGCTGTTGTTGATATTGGCGCTACCATGACCACTTTAAGTGTGCTGAATAATGGTAAAACTATCTATACTCGGGAGCAGCTATTTGGTGGCAAACAGCTAACAGAAGAAATTCAGCGCCGTTATGGGTTGTCATTTCAAGATGCTGGGCTATCGAAAAAGCAGGGTGGTTTACCTGATGATTATGAGCCTGAAGTGCTGAAACCTTTTATGGATGCTGTGGTGCAACAGGTATCTCGATCGCTTCAGTTCTTCTTTTCTTCCAGCCAGTTTAATGATGTGGACTATATTATTTTGGCAGGGGGTACAGCTTGTATTCCAGGTTTGGCTGCTATGGTGCAGGAGAAAATCGGTACTAAAACAGTTGTTGCCAATCCTTTTGCTGACATGTCGCTGGCAAGGTCAGTTAACTCGGCAGCATTGATGAATGATGCCCCTTCACTCATGATTTCTTGCGGTCTGGCAATGAGGAGTTTCGACTAA
- a CDS encoding penicillin-binding protein 1A, which translates to MTFIRFLLWATFLSICGTFLILASAFLYLSPGLPDVEALREVKLQTPLRVYSADQKLIAEFGEKRRTPIKYSELPELMIKAFVAAEDNRFYSHHGVDPKGLARAAVQLLQSGSIRTGGSTITMQVARNFFLSRERVFSRKFNEILLALQIERELPKEEILELYLNKIYLGNRAYGVAAAAQVYYGKSLDELNLAEIAMIAGLPKAPSKYNPIVNPDRALERRNWILHRMNELGFIDEQQYNQAKETSVIAKYHGLTIELNSPYLAEMVRKAMVDRYGPNAYTDGYSVYTTINSSNQEMATQSLQDGLVEYEWRHGYRGPEKQMPPEAGFDLKKWQQALKKVSTIGRLVPAIVTSLDKKTATVLTEKGEQTLNWDGIKWARLHKTVNSLGPAPQKAADILAVGDLIRTIQVDETLYLAQIPKVQGALVSLRPTDAAVTAIVGGFDFNLSKFNRATQASRQPGSNFKPFLYSAALENGYTAASTVNDAPIIYNNTSTNKAWRPKNSSGKFLGPTRLRKALYQSRNLVSIRLLQALGINKMLSYVDKFGFDPEALPRDLSLSLGSGAMTPIDLAKGYASLANGGYRVEPYFIDHIEHLGQTVYQAQPYLAGSVEEGEAFKPAPRIMDERANYILYTMLQDVIKRGTGRRALVLKRSDIAGKTGTTNDQVDAWFSGFNSDLTTTVWVGYDQPSTLGRREFGGTAALPIWIKYMGLALAGKPEHPLKQPDGLVKVKINANTGKPTQASAHDTIFEIFRTELAPKYDPSSELPGLDDEGALKTEDIF; encoded by the coding sequence GTGACATTTATCAGATTTTTACTATGGGCTACTTTTCTTTCAATATGTGGCACATTCCTCATTTTAGCGAGCGCTTTCTTATACCTTAGCCCTGGTCTGCCGGATGTGGAAGCTTTACGAGAGGTTAAATTACAAACACCTCTGCGAGTTTATTCTGCTGACCAGAAACTCATTGCTGAGTTTGGTGAAAAGCGTCGAACCCCTATCAAGTATAGCGAGCTGCCAGAACTTATGATTAAAGCTTTTGTTGCAGCAGAAGATAATCGCTTTTATTCACATCATGGAGTCGACCCCAAGGGGCTCGCTAGGGCTGCAGTTCAGCTATTGCAAAGCGGCTCTATCAGGACGGGAGGAAGCACGATCACCATGCAAGTGGCAAGAAACTTCTTCCTTAGCCGCGAGCGAGTCTTTTCCCGAAAGTTCAATGAGATTTTATTAGCACTGCAAATTGAGCGAGAGCTACCTAAAGAAGAAATTTTGGAGCTTTACCTAAATAAAATTTATTTAGGTAACCGTGCCTATGGTGTAGCAGCAGCAGCGCAGGTCTATTATGGAAAAAGCCTAGATGAACTAAACCTAGCAGAAATAGCAATGATTGCAGGGCTGCCTAAAGCTCCCTCTAAATATAACCCCATTGTTAATCCAGACCGAGCCTTAGAAAGGCGCAACTGGATATTACACCGTATGAATGAGTTGGGCTTTATTGATGAGCAGCAGTACAACCAAGCAAAAGAAACATCTGTCATTGCCAAATACCATGGCCTGACTATTGAGCTTAATTCACCTTACCTTGCTGAAATGGTTAGAAAGGCTATGGTCGACCGTTATGGCCCCAACGCTTACACAGATGGTTACTCAGTGTATACGACTATTAACAGCAGTAACCAAGAAATGGCAACCCAATCGCTACAGGATGGTCTTGTTGAGTACGAATGGCGCCATGGTTATCGTGGTCCAGAAAAACAAATGCCTCCTGAGGCTGGCTTTGACCTGAAAAAGTGGCAACAAGCACTCAAGAAGGTGTCTACTATTGGTCGCCTGGTACCTGCCATTGTCACTAGTCTTGATAAAAAAACAGCCACCGTTCTCACTGAAAAAGGAGAGCAAACCTTAAACTGGGATGGGATAAAGTGGGCACGCCTTCATAAAACGGTCAACAGCTTAGGTCCAGCCCCCCAAAAAGCAGCTGATATTCTTGCTGTGGGTGATTTAATACGAACTATTCAGGTTGATGAAACCCTCTATTTAGCTCAAATTCCCAAAGTTCAAGGGGCACTGGTTTCACTACGACCAACAGATGCAGCAGTAACAGCCATAGTTGGTGGATTCGATTTTAATCTCAGCAAATTTAACCGTGCTACTCAAGCCTCTCGGCAACCAGGCTCTAACTTTAAACCATTCCTGTATAGTGCAGCTTTGGAAAATGGCTACACAGCAGCAAGCACTGTTAACGATGCGCCAATTATCTACAACAACACAAGCACCAATAAAGCCTGGCGCCCCAAAAATTCCAGTGGCAAGTTTCTTGGTCCAACTCGTTTGCGTAAAGCCCTTTACCAATCTCGTAACCTGGTCTCAATTCGACTACTACAAGCATTGGGTATTAATAAAATGCTTTCTTATGTTGATAAGTTTGGTTTTGACCCAGAAGCTCTCCCTCGAGACCTTTCTCTGTCATTAGGTAGTGGCGCAATGACTCCAATTGACCTAGCTAAAGGTTACGCCAGCTTAGCCAATGGTGGTTACCGAGTTGAACCTTACTTTATTGACCACATTGAGCACCTAGGCCAAACCGTTTATCAGGCCCAGCCTTATTTAGCAGGCTCAGTTGAGGAAGGTGAAGCATTTAAACCTGCTCCTCGTATCATGGATGAACGAGCCAATTACATTCTCTACACCATGCTGCAAGATGTAATTAAACGGGGCACGGGGCGTCGCGCGTTAGTACTGAAGCGTTCTGATATTGCAGGTAAAACAGGCACTACCAACGATCAGGTTGACGCCTGGTTTTCTGGCTTTAACAGTGACCTGACCACAACCGTTTGGGTGGGTTATGACCAGCCCTCTACTTTAGGTCGCCGCGAGTTTGGAGGTACAGCCGCATTACCCATCTGGATCAAATACATGGGGCTAGCACTAGCAGGTAAGCCTGAGCACCCTTTGAAACAGCCTGATGGACTAGTCAAAGTCAAAATTAATGCAAATACAGGCAAACCCACCCAAGCCAGCGCCCATGATACGATTTTCGAGATTTTCAGAACGGAGCTTGCGCCTAAGTACGACCCATCCAGTGAGCTGCCTGGGCTGGATGATGAAGGAGCACTGAAAACCGAAGATATCTTTTAA